The Dyella caseinilytica genome has a window encoding:
- a CDS encoding DUF4381 domain-containing protein codes for MRLAFPQAQDGLNLRDIHMPPAPPWWPLAPGWWVLLGLVCVIAITTWLLYRTARKKRRLRERILAEIEQVAVRYPHDDAAYAASLHQLLRRAAWRYATDAHSSQGKRWKEVLLQVPVDMATVDALMTLDARMYQQHADFDRFRVEAAARRWLDAALKHTKTSEVGHA; via the coding sequence ATGAGGCTTGCATTTCCTCAGGCGCAAGACGGTTTGAACTTGCGGGATATACACATGCCGCCTGCGCCGCCCTGGTGGCCATTAGCACCGGGTTGGTGGGTGTTGTTAGGACTGGTATGCGTGATAGCGATAACCACGTGGCTGCTTTACCGGACCGCACGCAAGAAACGCCGTTTGCGTGAGCGAATACTTGCAGAAATTGAGCAGGTGGCAGTGCGTTATCCACACGATGATGCCGCCTATGCCGCGTCGCTGCATCAGCTGCTGCGGCGTGCTGCATGGCGTTACGCCACCGATGCTCATTCGAGTCAAGGCAAGCGCTGGAAAGAGGTGTTGTTACAAGTCCCCGTCGATATGGCGACCGTCGATGCCTTGATGACACTCGACGCTCGCATGTACCAGCAGCACGCCGATTTCGACCGTTTCCGCGTTGAGGCAGCGGCTCGGCGTTGGCTGGATGCCGCCTTGAAACACACGAAAACCTCAGAGGTTGGGCATGCCTGA
- a CDS encoding MarR family winged helix-turn-helix transcriptional regulator — protein sequence MPKTEDISFGYLLNDVTLLFRKHFDRRAVKFGLTRAQWRATKMLYRREGLRQTELAEFLEMEPIAVGRVIDRLQAAGFVERRPDPKDRRAWRLYTTAQASDVVDDMERIAYELRRECTVGVTYEELTQAMDVMTRIKENLQALDATELPPAPPKEG from the coding sequence ATGCCAAAAACGGAAGATATTTCCTTCGGTTACTTGCTGAATGACGTCACGCTGCTGTTTCGCAAGCATTTCGACCGGCGTGCCGTGAAATTCGGGTTGACGCGCGCTCAGTGGCGAGCGACGAAGATGCTGTATCGCCGCGAAGGCCTACGCCAGACCGAGTTGGCTGAATTTCTGGAAATGGAGCCTATCGCCGTGGGCCGCGTGATTGATCGCTTGCAGGCGGCGGGCTTTGTCGAGCGTCGGCCCGATCCCAAGGATCGGCGCGCGTGGCGCCTCTACACCACCGCGCAGGCCAGCGACGTGGTCGACGATATGGAGCGGATCGCTTACGAGTTGCGCCGCGAATGCACCGTGGGCGTCACCTATGAGGAATTGACCCAGGCGATGGACGTGATGACCCGCATCAAGGAAAACCTGCAAGCGCTCGATGCGACGGAGTTGCCGCCAGCGCCGCCCAAAGAAGGCTGA
- the pilQ gene encoding type IV pilus secretin family protein — protein sequence MTLASRCLMTMMVFGAAAWANAAAATSTLQDITYKTLPGGRVELRMNFNSSQLPQPNIFTTDNPPRIAIDFPDTTNDAARHQDIGVGTTTGVSAVAAGGRTRVVVELMQASAYKSHVEGNSLVLVVNNGTQTQPVTTAATIDPSKALPSALNGPAITTIDFQRGANGSGRVLINFSGTGANANMNRQGSNIAVDIVGAQLPAGQSQRLNVLDFATPVQSISPRSTPNGAHLDIAINGDVDTSSYQTGSQYVIEVTSKKQSSKDTNPGSFAQPVYTGNRVTFNFQDIPVRSVLQLLADYSGVNMVASDTVGGSITLRLNNVPWDQALDVILRAKDLDKRRDGNVIWIAPQKELADYEQNIADARFKAEDTAPLITTYVPISYGKAQDIAKLLTTGSLQSIAGVGGGGTSGAASQHRGFLSPRGSVTFDQRTNTLLINDTAEKTVELRAIIAQLDRPVQQVLIESRIVIATDDFERDLGVQWGVTGNRTNPSGQVLQVGSGIGNTQGNSSTTSTLGGGLSSGGLNVNLPAAPTTGTASTLAAAILGKNYALDLELSAAQAEGRSEVVSSPRVITANQQEADIRQGQEIGYVTFQNTSGGSGTSGTATVAFKDAVLELKVTPTITADNRVYLAINVNKDSLDHYITVTGSGQVPVIDTRSLNTSVLVDDGQTVVLGGIYEVTKSDTINKVPGLGDIPGLGVLFRSTQHVNDRDELLIFVTPRILSDSLQ from the coding sequence ATGACACTGGCCAGCCGTTGCCTGATGACGATGATGGTGTTCGGCGCAGCCGCATGGGCGAATGCTGCTGCCGCCACCAGCACGCTCCAGGACATCACCTACAAGACACTGCCTGGCGGCCGTGTCGAGCTGCGCATGAACTTCAATAGCAGCCAGTTGCCCCAGCCAAATATCTTCACGACAGATAATCCGCCGCGTATTGCGATTGATTTTCCCGATACGACCAACGATGCGGCGCGGCATCAGGATATTGGTGTCGGTACGACAACCGGTGTATCGGCGGTGGCCGCGGGTGGACGTACGCGTGTGGTCGTCGAACTTATGCAGGCTTCAGCTTACAAGTCCCACGTTGAAGGCAATAGTTTAGTGCTGGTGGTCAACAACGGCACGCAGACGCAGCCTGTGACAACGGCAGCCACGATCGATCCGTCCAAGGCGCTGCCTTCCGCACTGAATGGGCCTGCGATCACTACGATCGATTTCCAGCGCGGCGCCAACGGTTCCGGACGTGTACTGATCAACTTCAGCGGTACCGGCGCCAACGCCAACATGAATCGTCAGGGTAGCAACATTGCCGTGGATATCGTGGGCGCCCAGCTGCCGGCTGGCCAGTCCCAGCGTCTGAACGTGCTCGACTTTGCCACACCCGTGCAGTCGATCTCGCCGCGCTCCACACCCAATGGCGCTCATCTGGATATTGCTATTAACGGTGATGTTGATACCTCGTCGTACCAGACGGGTAGTCAATACGTCATTGAAGTTACGTCGAAGAAGCAGAGCTCGAAGGACACCAACCCAGGTTCCTTTGCACAGCCGGTTTACACAGGCAATCGTGTGACCTTCAACTTCCAGGACATCCCGGTTCGTTCGGTGTTGCAATTGCTGGCCGATTACTCGGGTGTCAATATGGTCGCGTCGGATACGGTCGGAGGCAGTATCACTCTGCGGCTGAACAATGTGCCTTGGGATCAGGCGCTGGACGTGATCCTGCGTGCCAAGGATCTGGACAAGCGCCGCGACGGCAATGTGATCTGGATTGCACCGCAGAAGGAACTGGCTGATTACGAACAGAACATCGCCGATGCTCGTTTCAAAGCGGAAGATACGGCGCCGCTGATTACGACCTACGTGCCGATCAGCTATGGCAAAGCGCAGGATATCGCCAAGCTTTTGACGACGGGTAGCTTGCAGAGCATTGCTGGTGTTGGTGGCGGTGGTACTTCTGGCGCAGCATCGCAGCATCGAGGTTTTCTGTCGCCGCGTGGCAGCGTGACTTTCGATCAGCGCACCAACACGTTGCTGATCAACGACACCGCCGAAAAGACGGTCGAGCTGCGCGCAATCATTGCCCAGCTTGATCGGCCGGTTCAGCAGGTATTGATCGAATCGCGCATCGTGATTGCGACGGACGATTTCGAGCGTGATCTGGGCGTCCAGTGGGGTGTTACCGGTAATCGCACCAATCCGAGTGGGCAGGTTTTACAGGTTGGCTCAGGCATTGGTAATACGCAGGGCAATAGCTCAACAACCTCTACGCTTGGTGGCGGTTTGAGCTCAGGCGGACTCAATGTAAACCTGCCAGCAGCGCCAACCACGGGCACGGCCTCCACGCTGGCTGCTGCGATCCTGGGTAAAAACTACGCGCTGGACCTGGAGCTTTCTGCCGCCCAGGCAGAAGGCCGCAGCGAAGTGGTATCCAGCCCACGCGTGATTACCGCCAATCAACAGGAAGCGGATATCCGTCAGGGCCAGGAGATCGGTTACGTGACGTTCCAGAACACCTCCGGTGGTTCCGGTACCAGCGGCACAGCGACGGTGGCTTTCAAGGACGCCGTGCTTGAGCTCAAGGTCACACCGACCATCACTGCCGACAACCGTGTCTATCTTGCGATCAACGTGAACAAGGATTCGCTTGATCACTACATCACGGTAACGGGTAGTGGTCAGGTACCGGTGATCGATACGCGTTCGCTCAATACGTCGGTGCTAGTGGACGATGGTCAGACGGTGGTGCTTGGCGGTATCTACGAAGTCACCAAGTCTGACACCATCAACAAGGTGCCTGGCTTGGGTGATATCCCTGGCCTCGGCGTCCTGTTTCGCAGCACTCAGCACGTCAATGATCGTGACGAGCTGCTGATCTTCGTAACCCCGCGTATTCTCAGTGACAGCTTGCAGTAA
- a CDS encoding vWA domain-containing protein, giving the protein MSQALQQFHFLQPWWLWGLTALPFVLWFGSRSDAAHRELSRLADPELLPHLLSGNDRRARWPSGLFALGWLLGVLALSGPTWSRVTEPMYADRAAQVVAISLSQHMLARDVQPSRMERARYKARDLLAANHDGLNALIGYAGQSFVVAPLTSDAHSLDDLLDAMAPDTMPVDGDNAAQAIEQGTQLIQNAKAGGGSLVLLTDNADADAQAAARKALLAGVHVSVLGIGSEQGAPVPQADGSFMRDDQGNMVVARRHDDHLRALAEAGGGTYVAMTENGSDVSTLHAQLRPSAHASVTTGQSGDAWQDRGPWLLLPLLLVVAVGFRRGWVLVLPLVLLPLWPGPAQATGWQDWWQRPDQQAASALQQGHAAKAQQLAQDPAWRGAAAYRAKDYAAAVQALEQAKGADASYNLGNALAKLGRYPDAIKAYDQSLKLDPHNEDARANRKVVAEAMRKPPQQNTSSQQQQQSGSGQGHQDKQNGSSGQSSGQQGQQQQSGDKAGQPNGGQQNGQNQQSQGQNDQGKSSQDKNGQDQHDQRQDNQQQNGTNASQTAQQGDKQQNADSQQRDQNQPGQDATKQNPAPASSSERAQTEKAQQGLQQQMNQALAGELQQKGKRDQTHELGAVDSDDPLSKLPNDVRRDLQRVPDDPGALLRRKFELEYRERMGAQPDVGDQP; this is encoded by the coding sequence GTGAGCCAGGCTTTGCAGCAATTCCATTTCCTTCAGCCCTGGTGGCTGTGGGGGCTGACTGCCTTGCCATTCGTGCTGTGGTTCGGCTCGCGTAGCGATGCAGCGCACCGGGAGCTGAGTCGGCTTGCTGATCCCGAACTGTTGCCGCACTTGCTGAGCGGCAATGACCGGCGCGCGCGGTGGCCGTCAGGGTTGTTTGCGCTCGGCTGGTTGCTTGGTGTGCTGGCGTTGTCCGGTCCCACCTGGAGTCGCGTGACCGAGCCGATGTATGCCGATCGCGCTGCGCAGGTTGTCGCGATATCGCTGTCGCAACACATGCTGGCACGCGATGTGCAGCCCAGCCGCATGGAGCGGGCGCGTTACAAAGCGCGCGATTTGCTCGCAGCGAATCATGACGGTTTGAACGCGCTGATCGGTTATGCGGGGCAATCGTTTGTGGTTGCGCCGTTGACCAGCGATGCGCACAGCCTGGATGACCTGCTTGACGCCATGGCGCCCGATACCATGCCCGTCGATGGCGACAATGCGGCGCAGGCGATCGAGCAAGGCACGCAACTGATTCAGAACGCCAAGGCGGGTGGCGGCTCGCTGGTGTTGCTGACGGATAACGCTGACGCCGACGCACAAGCTGCCGCACGCAAGGCGTTGCTGGCGGGTGTGCATGTTTCAGTGTTGGGTATCGGTAGCGAACAAGGTGCGCCGGTACCGCAGGCGGATGGCAGCTTCATGCGCGATGATCAGGGCAACATGGTCGTAGCCCGCCGTCACGACGATCACCTGCGTGCACTGGCCGAGGCAGGCGGCGGCACCTATGTCGCCATGACGGAAAACGGTAGCGACGTTTCGACGTTGCATGCGCAACTACGCCCCTCGGCGCATGCTTCTGTCACAACAGGTCAAAGCGGCGACGCATGGCAGGATCGAGGGCCGTGGTTGTTGTTGCCGCTCTTGCTGGTGGTTGCTGTGGGATTCCGGCGTGGCTGGGTGTTGGTTTTGCCGCTGGTTTTGTTGCCGTTATGGCCAGGCCCTGCTCAGGCGACCGGCTGGCAGGATTGGTGGCAACGGCCTGACCAGCAAGCGGCGAGCGCATTGCAGCAGGGTCATGCAGCCAAGGCACAACAGCTTGCGCAAGATCCGGCATGGCGTGGCGCTGCAGCGTATCGCGCCAAGGATTACGCCGCCGCCGTGCAAGCGCTTGAGCAAGCCAAAGGCGCCGATGCGTCATACAACCTTGGCAATGCGCTGGCCAAGCTTGGTCGCTATCCGGATGCCATCAAAGCCTACGATCAGTCCTTGAAGCTGGATCCGCACAACGAAGATGCACGCGCTAATCGCAAGGTGGTGGCGGAAGCCATGCGCAAGCCACCACAGCAGAACACGTCTTCGCAGCAACAGCAGCAATCTGGCAGCGGACAGGGTCATCAGGACAAGCAAAACGGCAGCTCCGGGCAATCCTCCGGGCAGCAGGGGCAACAGCAGCAGAGCGGCGACAAGGCCGGCCAGCCGAATGGTGGTCAGCAAAATGGCCAGAATCAGCAGAGCCAGGGTCAGAACGATCAAGGCAAGAGCAGCCAGGACAAGAACGGCCAGGACCAGCACGATCAGCGGCAAGATAACCAGCAGCAGAACGGCACGAATGCATCGCAGACTGCGCAGCAAGGCGATAAGCAACAAAACGCGGACTCCCAGCAACGTGACCAGAACCAGCCGGGGCAGGATGCGACAAAGCAAAATCCCGCACCTGCATCATCCAGCGAGCGTGCGCAGACTGAGAAGGCGCAGCAGGGTTTGCAGCAACAGATGAACCAGGCGCTCGCTGGCGAGTTGCAACAAAAAGGAAAGCGTGACCAGACGCACGAACTGGGGGCCGTGGACAGCGATGATCCGCTGTCGAAACTTCCCAACGATGTGCGCCGCGATCTGCAGCGCGTGCCGGATGATCCAGGCGCTTTGCTGCGGCGCAAGTTCGAACTGGAATACCGTGAGCGCATGGGCGCGCAACCGGATGTCGGAGATCAACCATGA
- a CDS encoding O-acetyl-ADP-ribose deacetylase has translation MSITVVTADLTRLTLDAIVNAANPGLLGGGGVDGAIHRAAGPALLVACRNLPEVSPGVRCPTGEARLTPGFALPARFVIHTVGPVWHGGQDGEAELLARCYHSCITLALEHDLHSIGFPAISCGVYGYPPEQAANVAIAALRIRLAAHPMLDVQLCCFGDRMAATWQNALSA, from the coding sequence ATGTCTATTACTGTCGTCACTGCCGACCTGACCCGACTGACACTGGACGCCATCGTGAACGCGGCCAATCCCGGGCTGCTGGGCGGCGGCGGCGTGGACGGGGCGATCCACCGGGCCGCAGGACCGGCTCTGCTGGTGGCCTGCCGCAACCTGCCGGAAGTGTCCCCCGGCGTGCGCTGCCCCACCGGGGAGGCACGCCTGACGCCCGGCTTCGCCCTGCCCGCCCGGTTTGTGATCCACACCGTGGGGCCGGTATGGCACGGCGGTCAGGACGGGGAAGCTGAATTACTGGCCCGTTGCTACCACTCGTGCATCACGCTGGCGCTTGAGCACGATCTGCATAGCATCGGCTTTCCGGCCATCAGCTGCGGCGTCTACGGCTATCCTCCGGAACAAGCGGCCAACGTAGCCATCGCGGCATTGCGCATCAGACTCGCCGCGCATCCGATGCTGGATGTGCAGCTTTGCTGTTTCGGTGATCGCATGGCGGCCACCTGGCAGAACGCGCTCAGCGCCTGA
- a CDS encoding DUF58 domain-containing protein — MNTVVSHEADGDGRVRVSLAELIALRSRVARLRLPPQDSRAMRVGNQSSRLYGRGMDYAESRAYQPGDDVRRLDWRLTARSGRLHTKLFQEEREGQLLILLDQHASMRFGTRVRFKSVQAAGAAALAAWYAVRAGERVGLMQFGGCTQLQRPRAGVHGALDVCGAIAKGDRTASVHRQPLSEALHHVIKLRHGANRVLLISDGQCSDELARNRLLEMMRHTAVRLLVVADALELISMPAGHYPIEHDGQRRTLVLQSIRQRESFQQSLGAGQARLAAMAQSLGIPFRVIDTAADPLESVSALLCDRGGRR; from the coding sequence GTGAACACCGTGGTCTCGCATGAAGCAGACGGCGATGGCCGTGTGCGTGTCTCTCTGGCGGAACTGATCGCCTTGCGCAGTCGTGTTGCGCGCTTGCGCCTGCCGCCTCAGGATAGCCGTGCAATGCGTGTGGGCAACCAGTCCAGCCGTCTATACGGCCGCGGCATGGATTACGCTGAGTCGCGTGCCTATCAGCCTGGTGATGACGTGCGCCGCCTCGATTGGCGATTGACCGCACGGAGTGGCCGCTTGCACACCAAATTGTTCCAGGAGGAACGTGAGGGGCAGCTGCTGATTTTGCTGGATCAACACGCAAGCATGCGTTTTGGAACACGGGTGCGCTTCAAGTCCGTCCAAGCCGCGGGAGCTGCGGCACTGGCCGCGTGGTATGCCGTACGTGCCGGAGAGCGGGTAGGGCTGATGCAGTTTGGCGGCTGCACCCAGCTTCAACGGCCTCGCGCGGGTGTGCATGGTGCACTGGACGTCTGCGGTGCGATCGCCAAGGGCGATCGCACCGCGTCTGTGCACCGGCAACCGCTCTCGGAAGCGTTGCATCATGTGATCAAACTCCGACACGGTGCGAATCGCGTACTGCTGATCAGCGATGGTCAGTGTAGCGACGAGTTGGCACGCAACCGCTTGTTGGAGATGATGCGGCATACGGCGGTGCGCTTGCTCGTGGTTGCCGATGCACTTGAGCTGATTTCCATGCCGGCGGGGCATTATCCGATCGAGCATGACGGTCAGCGGCGTACGCTGGTGCTGCAGTCGATCCGCCAACGTGAATCATTTCAACAAAGCCTCGGTGCCGGCCAGGCGCGACTCGCGGCAATGGCGCAGTCGCTGGGAATTCCTTTTCGCGTGATTGATACGGCGGCGGACCCGCTGGAGTCGGTGTCTGCCTTGCTGTGCGATCGCGGAGGTCGGCGATGA
- a CDS encoding AAA family ATPase yields the protein MDMPQVPTPGRLQQAFSRLRDDLQHHIIGQPQLIDCLLIALLADGHLLVEGAPGLAKTTAVKALAGRIEADFHRVQFTPDLLPADLTGTDIFRPQSGSFEFERGPLFHNIVLADEINRAPAKVQSALLEAMAERQITVGRSTWRLPELFMVMATQNPIEQEGTFALPEAQLDRFVMHVKIGYPDAAAELAILRLAREQATQSSHPSMSPSAVVTQQDVFQAREAALGVHMAPALEQYLAQLVLATRDAGRYGTELKRWIAWGASPRATIALDRCARAHAWLAGRDFVLPEDVHAVVYEVLRHRVLLSYEAEAEGIRSEKVIHRLLDLVPLP from the coding sequence ATGGATATGCCCCAAGTCCCCACTCCCGGGCGTCTGCAACAAGCGTTTTCCCGGCTCCGCGATGACCTTCAGCACCACATCATCGGGCAGCCTCAGCTTATCGATTGCCTGCTGATTGCCCTGCTGGCGGATGGGCATCTATTGGTGGAAGGCGCGCCAGGGCTGGCCAAAACCACCGCCGTCAAGGCGCTGGCGGGTCGCATCGAGGCCGATTTTCATCGCGTCCAGTTCACGCCGGATCTGTTGCCGGCGGATCTGACCGGTACCGATATCTTTCGACCGCAGTCGGGCAGTTTCGAATTCGAGCGCGGTCCGCTATTCCACAACATCGTGCTGGCCGATGAGATCAATCGCGCGCCGGCCAAGGTACAGTCCGCGCTGTTGGAGGCGATGGCCGAACGGCAGATCACCGTGGGACGCAGCACTTGGCGCCTGCCCGAGCTTTTCATGGTGATGGCGACGCAGAATCCGATCGAACAGGAGGGGACATTCGCGCTGCCGGAAGCGCAGCTCGATCGTTTCGTCATGCATGTGAAGATCGGCTATCCAGATGCGGCTGCAGAGCTGGCTATTCTGCGCCTGGCGCGCGAACAAGCGACCCAGTCCAGCCACCCATCAATGAGCCCTTCAGCGGTAGTGACGCAGCAAGACGTTTTCCAGGCCCGGGAAGCCGCGCTGGGCGTGCACATGGCTCCGGCGCTGGAACAGTATCTTGCGCAACTGGTCCTGGCGACGCGTGATGCAGGGCGCTACGGCACGGAGTTGAAACGCTGGATAGCCTGGGGCGCAAGCCCGCGCGCCACCATCGCGCTGGACCGCTGCGCACGCGCGCATGCCTGGTTGGCTGGACGTGACTTCGTGCTGCCGGAAGATGTTCACGCCGTGGTGTATGAGGTGTTGCGCCACCGCGTGCTGCTCAGCTATGAAGCCGAGGCTGAAGGTATTCGCAGCGAAAAGGTCATTCATCGATTGCTGGATCTTGTGCCGCTGCCGTGA
- a CDS encoding VWA domain-containing protein encodes MPEFAWPWVFALLPLPWLVWRAWKPVSPGQALRLPHTWLTWHVGDRVASRSAGSWLLALGWLCLLVAAARPQVIGPPQAQQHSGRAMMLAVDLSGSMQTPDMQLGGQQLSRFGAVEAIAGDFISRRKGDELGLVLFGTHAYLVTPITYDLDAVRAQLQGAAVGLPGTETAIGDAIAVAVKRLAALPEQARVLILLTDGVNNSGSISPQDAAKAAKAAGVRIYTIGVGATRMTVPGLFGDSVINPSADLDADMLTYIAHETGGQFYRATDGNELADAYRAIDALEPMPQHGPSLRLRHELFRTPLMAAAFCLLFGMLWPRVRGVGA; translated from the coding sequence ATGCCTGAGTTTGCCTGGCCATGGGTATTTGCGTTGCTGCCGCTGCCGTGGCTCGTGTGGCGTGCGTGGAAGCCGGTGTCGCCGGGACAGGCATTGCGTTTGCCGCATACTTGGTTGACGTGGCATGTCGGCGACCGCGTCGCATCGCGTAGTGCTGGCTCGTGGCTGTTGGCGCTGGGATGGCTATGCCTGCTGGTGGCGGCGGCCAGGCCGCAAGTGATCGGGCCACCCCAGGCTCAACAACACAGCGGCCGTGCGATGATGCTGGCGGTCGATCTGTCCGGCAGCATGCAGACACCGGACATGCAATTGGGCGGTCAGCAACTAAGCCGCTTTGGTGCGGTAGAGGCGATCGCCGGCGACTTTATCTCGCGCCGCAAAGGTGATGAGCTCGGGCTGGTGCTGTTTGGTACGCATGCGTATCTAGTCACGCCGATTACTTACGATCTGGACGCCGTGCGCGCGCAATTGCAGGGTGCAGCAGTAGGCCTGCCGGGCACAGAGACGGCCATTGGCGATGCCATCGCCGTTGCAGTGAAACGCTTGGCTGCGCTGCCCGAGCAGGCACGCGTGCTGATTCTGCTGACTGACGGCGTCAACAATTCCGGCAGCATCTCGCCGCAGGATGCTGCCAAGGCTGCGAAAGCTGCAGGCGTTCGCATCTATACCATCGGCGTCGGCGCCACCCGTATGACTGTGCCGGGATTGTTTGGTGACAGCGTGATCAATCCGTCGGCGGATCTCGATGCAGACATGCTGACCTACATCGCGCACGAAACGGGCGGGCAGTTCTACCGCGCCACCGATGGCAATGAGCTTGCCGACGCCTACCGTGCAATCGATGCACTGGAGCCCATGCCGCAACACGGTCCCAGTCTGCGCTTGCGACATGAGCTGTTTCGGACGCCATTGATGGCGGCGGCGTTTTGCTTGCTGTTCGGCATGCTGTGGCCACGCGTGCGGGGAGTGGGTGCGTGA
- a CDS encoding BatD family protein, producing MSYRWLLLLCLLLSFGAMAASVQASLDRNDVHLGETVTLNLRIDGSMNANTPDLSALDNDFEVLGSSTNSSLTVINGRPSAELMIGIALRPKHVGDLQIPSLNVAGSQTSPLTLHVGPPDSSTSADAKKDIFLETAANPDHVYVGQQLLYTVRLFFDVNLNSGSLPDPHPDGVDVRKLGGDTDYETVRNGHRYHVIERRYAMIPQRAGSLTIPSVEFQGEAVDPGNANDPGGFFGQGGLFGNTSPVTADSSPSTVNVQAAPADWGSTAWLAARALTLKLEGLPGSDQAQVGQPVNLRMSIDAVGVAAESLPDLSLPTIDGATVYPDQSTNTTHDDGQWLIGHRERSFAIFPQRAGPLTIPAITLTWFNVQTGQKQVATIPEHTLTVLPAANGATTASASSAQPLPSASPAATPSAGALSVGAGAPSSNASSAWWRWIAIGSLGLWVLSALLFWWWRRREPVLPSASVANTASSESMRSSRQAFMDAARGKDRGTQARHLLAWARSERSDLHNLGQLSQALASAPQRNAIDRLQHLQYAGDAADDATDLAAVFAQGFVWRQETDASQDSPLPPLYPFKLD from the coding sequence ATGAGTTACCGTTGGCTGCTTTTGCTTTGCCTGTTGCTGTCATTTGGCGCAATGGCGGCTAGCGTGCAGGCCTCGCTTGATCGCAATGACGTACATCTTGGCGAAACCGTTACGCTCAATCTGCGCATCGACGGCAGCATGAATGCCAACACGCCCGATCTCAGTGCGCTCGACAACGATTTCGAAGTGCTTGGCTCATCGACCAACAGTTCGCTTACTGTCATCAACGGCAGGCCCAGCGCGGAGTTGATGATTGGCATCGCCCTGCGCCCGAAGCATGTCGGCGACCTGCAAATCCCCTCATTGAATGTGGCGGGCAGCCAGACATCACCGTTGACCTTGCATGTGGGGCCACCGGACAGCTCGACCAGTGCGGATGCGAAGAAAGACATTTTCCTTGAAACCGCAGCCAATCCCGATCATGTCTATGTCGGGCAACAGCTGCTTTATACGGTGCGCCTGTTCTTCGACGTCAACCTCAACAGCGGCAGCCTGCCTGATCCGCATCCGGATGGCGTCGATGTGCGCAAGCTCGGTGGCGATACCGATTACGAAACTGTGCGCAATGGCCACCGCTATCACGTGATTGAGCGGCGCTACGCCATGATTCCGCAGCGCGCCGGTTCGCTCACCATTCCTTCGGTCGAATTTCAGGGCGAAGCCGTCGACCCCGGCAATGCTAACGATCCCGGTGGCTTCTTTGGCCAGGGCGGGTTGTTTGGGAACACATCACCCGTCACGGCGGATTCGTCGCCTAGCACCGTGAACGTCCAGGCGGCGCCGGCGGATTGGGGTTCGACTGCATGGTTGGCAGCGCGCGCACTCACGCTCAAGCTTGAAGGTTTGCCCGGCAGTGATCAGGCACAGGTTGGACAGCCTGTGAATCTGCGTATGAGCATCGACGCGGTCGGCGTGGCAGCCGAGTCATTACCGGATCTGAGCTTGCCCACCATCGACGGGGCTACGGTTTATCCGGATCAGTCCACCAACACGACGCATGACGATGGCCAATGGCTGATCGGGCATCGCGAGCGAAGCTTTGCGATCTTCCCGCAACGTGCCGGACCGTTGACCATCCCGGCGATCACCTTGACCTGGTTCAACGTGCAGACGGGCCAGAAGCAGGTCGCCACCATCCCAGAACATACGTTGACCGTATTGCCAGCTGCGAATGGCGCAACCACGGCATCCGCATCATCGGCGCAGCCGTTGCCGTCGGCTTCGCCGGCCGCGACCCCCAGTGCGGGCGCGTTGAGTGTTGGCGCTGGGGCTCCGTCATCGAACGCATCGTCCGCATGGTGGCGCTGGATAGCGATCGGCAGCCTTGGCCTGTGGGTGCTCAGTGCGTTGCTCTTTTGGTGGTGGCGTCGACGCGAGCCGGTGCTACCGTCGGCATCTGTGGCGAATACGGCATCCAGTGAATCCATGCGCTCATCGCGCCAAGCTTTCATGGACGCGGCCCGTGGCAAGGATCGCGGGACCCAGGCGCGTCACCTGCTGGCCTGGGCGCGCAGCGAAAGGTCCGACTTGCACAACCTCGGACAGTTGTCGCAAGCGCTGGCATCAGCGCCGCAACGCAACGCCATCGATCGGCTACAACACCTGCAATATGCCGGCGACGCTGCGGATGATGCGACGGATCTTGCCGCCGTGTTTGCGCAGGGTTTCGTATGGCGCCAGGAGACGGATGCGAGCCAGGATTCGCCCTTGCCGCCGCTCTATCCGTTCAAGCTTGACTGA